Proteins from a single region of Runella sp. SP2:
- the glgP gene encoding alpha-glucan family phosphorylase, with protein MAKKLPAVYAHPYAFDARFKKSAVYFSMEFAIDQALKTYSGGLGFLAGSHMKSAHDLKQNLIGVGMLWKFGYYDQMRNSDNSMMPQFREKMYSFLKDTGIRFQITIANKPVWVAAYFLDPTTFGTVPMFFLTTDTDGNDTWARQISYRLYDSDPAIKVMQCMVLGIGGAKFLDELGYDPDIYHLNEAHAVSSVFYMYQKLRKKEAVQKKFVFTTHTPEEAGNEKHDIHFLNDLSFFAGLKLDEVRKITGITDNVFNHSLAALRLSHQANAVSKLHGKVSRQMWGWAKDICDITHVTNSQHKASWADADLEKAREKGDLKALEKRKKALKAQLFKTVADQAGKLFDPNVLTIVWARRFAGYKRPDLLTRDQERFDRIMRNKDLPIQFIWAGKPYPKDEGAIQTFNHLYYLSHLYPNMAVLTGYELALSKQLKEGSDVWLNTPVVTREASGTSGMTAAMNASLNFSTYDGWVCEFSRHGENSFIVPVASDHNRDGEDISNMLDMLENEILPLYYQRPKDWYKTVLTSMNEVGDFFNSDRMAAEYYEKVYK; from the coding sequence ATGGCAAAAAAACTTCCTGCGGTGTACGCACATCCGTACGCTTTCGACGCTCGTTTTAAAAAATCTGCGGTCTATTTTTCAATGGAATTTGCCATTGACCAAGCCCTAAAAACGTATTCGGGTGGCTTGGGCTTTTTGGCGGGTTCTCACATGAAAAGTGCCCACGATTTAAAACAAAATCTTATTGGAGTCGGAATGTTGTGGAAATTTGGGTATTACGACCAAATGCGCAATTCTGACAATAGCATGATGCCTCAGTTTCGGGAAAAAATGTACAGTTTTCTGAAAGATACAGGCATCCGCTTCCAAATTACGATTGCCAATAAGCCCGTGTGGGTAGCGGCCTACTTTCTCGACCCAACAACTTTTGGGACGGTTCCGATGTTTTTCTTGACTACCGATACCGACGGCAACGACACTTGGGCGCGTCAAATTTCGTATCGGTTGTACGACTCCGACCCAGCCATCAAAGTAATGCAGTGCATGGTATTGGGAATTGGAGGGGCAAAGTTCTTGGATGAACTTGGCTACGACCCCGACATTTACCACCTGAACGAAGCCCACGCGGTATCGTCGGTTTTTTATATGTACCAAAAGTTGCGCAAAAAAGAAGCCGTTCAAAAGAAGTTTGTGTTCACTACGCACACGCCCGAGGAAGCAGGTAATGAAAAACATGACATTCACTTTTTGAACGACCTTAGCTTTTTTGCAGGTCTTAAATTGGACGAAGTTCGCAAGATTACGGGTATTACCGACAATGTATTTAATCACTCTTTGGCCGCACTTCGGCTGAGCCACCAAGCCAATGCCGTATCAAAACTTCACGGGAAAGTGTCGCGGCAGATGTGGGGATGGGCCAAAGATATTTGTGACATTACCCACGTAACCAACTCCCAACACAAAGCCTCTTGGGCGGATGCTGACTTGGAAAAAGCCCGTGAAAAAGGTGATTTAAAAGCCCTCGAAAAGCGTAAAAAAGCGCTAAAAGCTCAACTCTTTAAAACTGTCGCCGACCAAGCGGGGAAACTTTTTGACCCGAATGTGCTTACTATCGTTTGGGCGAGACGCTTTGCAGGGTATAAACGTCCCGATTTACTCACCCGCGACCAAGAACGCTTTGACCGAATTATGCGTAATAAAGACCTCCCGATTCAGTTTATCTGGGCAGGGAAGCCTTACCCTAAAGACGAAGGCGCTATTCAGACGTTTAACCATTTGTATTACCTCAGTCACCTCTACCCCAACATGGCGGTGCTGACGGGCTACGAATTGGCCTTGTCGAAGCAACTCAAGGAAGGCTCAGACGTGTGGCTCAATACGCCCGTGGTGACGCGCGAAGCTTCGGGTACGAGCGGAATGACAGCAGCGATGAACGCCAGTCTCAACTTTTCAACCTACGACGGCTGGGTGTGTGAATTTTCTCGCCACGGCGAAAATTCATTTATCGTTCCCGTGGCATCTGACCATAACCGCGATGGAGAAGATATTTCTAACATGCTTGATATGCTCGAAAACGAGATTTTGCCGCTTTATTACCAACGCCCCAAAGATTGGTACAAAACCGTCCTGACAAGCATGAATGAAGTAGGCGACTTCTTTAACTCTGACCGCATGGCAGCGGAGTATTACGAGAAGGTTTATAAATAA